The Pan paniscus chromosome 2, NHGRI_mPanPan1-v2.0_pri, whole genome shotgun sequence genome contains the following window.
TAGAGCGAGCAAGCTGAGGCTCCAGTAGGGGAGGTCACCTGCCTGAGACAACCCAAATGGCAGAACTGGCAGGCAAGCCCAGGCAATCTGGCCTGAGTCCTGTCTCTTTCCTGGCCGTGCTGATGGGCAAGGATGGCCGCCGTGTGGAGGAGAGAACCTGGAGCCATCTCTGAGTACCCTTCCTGACTACAATGCAGAGGGCGCTCcctcccacccagccccaccctggcCCAGCTCCAACCACTTCCTGCAGGACCTGAGATAGTGGTGCGCGGCTTCTCTGATCACGTAGACAGCACAGAGCCAAGTGCCACAGACCCCCAGACTCACCTGAGCCGAGCCCAACAGCCCCCCACCATGGCCCGTGTGCTTCCTCTCCAAATGCTCTCCTGAATCTCCAGCCCCAAAAGCATCAGGACTGTGAgcgtgggtggggggtggggagatggaAGGTCCACCAGGAACTGCCGGAGGGTGGGCCTGGCAATCCCAAGAGAGGCAGGTTTGCCTTGCCTCCCACATGCAAAATATGGTTCCCTGAATGGGATTCTGTTTCCAGCTTCCTGTCCCTGCCCCTGATTGTGGCCAGAATAGTCTCAGAGCCACTCAACAGTGGACTTccctagactccagcctgggggaaaagactgttgttttcttttctctgcaggCAGCCAAGGAAGGATGACAGGTTGGGTCAGAGCCCACGTGGGGCACAGGGCTTCCGATTGGTAGGTCAGAGACCCTCCTTCTTTCAGATGAGCAGATAACAGGGATCTACAGCCCACCACAGGAGCCCCTGTACCCAAGTCAGAAAGAGGACGGCAGCATAGACTTCCCCCACAGCCATGCCCTGGGGAGCAGGGCAAAAGCAACCCTCCAAGGGCTGCCATGATCAGCCCACCAAGTTAGCTGTCTGCTGCCAGCTCCAGCTCTCCCCTCCAGAGGCCCTGAGTGGACAAGCAGATCTCAAACTGGCCTGGACCGGCCAAACCGGGCCCCAGCTCCAACCTGTCAGCCTGCATATTTCTCCCCTGCTCCTCAAAGGGCAGTTTTGGCTGTGGTAATGGTGTAGGCTGCCAGCCCAAGAGAGGGCCCCTCAGGGGCTCCAGGCCTGACGCTCCTCATGGCTCCACACACAGTGTGGAGGAGATCCTGCTGAGGACAGACCCTGACCTCTCCAAACACTGGTCATTGGGGCTCCCAGCTCTATCCTGAAATGTACACTATCACATAtagaagccgggtgcagtggctcacacctgtaatcccagcactttgggaggccgaggcaggaggattgcttgagcccaggagcttaagaccagcctgggcaacgtggtgaaacctggtctctactaaaaatataaaatttagctgggtgtggcctgtagtgtcagctacatGGGAGGGTGAGATGGAGCACCTGgtcccagaaggttgaggctgcagtgagctgtgatcccaccattgcattgcactccagcctgggtgacagagcaagactgtggcaaaaaaaaaaaaaaaaaaaggtcaggcttggtggctcacgcctataatcccagcattttgtggggctgaggcgggaggatcacttgcatccaagagtctgagaccagcctaggcaacatagtgagatcctgtttctacaaaaaaataaaaaaattcgctgagtatggtggtgcacccctgtggtcctagctactcaggaggctgaggtgggaggatcgcttgagcccaggaggtcaaggctgcagtgttcatgccactgcactccagcctgggtgacagagtgagaccttgtctcagaaaggaagaagagagagagagagagagagagagagaaaggaaggagggagggagggaggaaggagggagggacggagggagggagggagagagggaaggagggagggagggagggaggtggcttGCCTAGGTGTCCCTTTAATATCAGAATGGAGAGACCCAGCAAGCACCTGTaggtggaaagagaaaggagtggATTCTCCTGTCTGTGGCTCCCAGCTCCCTGCTGCAGGGATGCACCCACAGGCCTTCCCCTCCCGACCCTGAACCAGCCTTCTCCGCTTGGCACAGGcatggccaccagagggcgcaATCACCCCTCCACCCTTGCTGCAATTCATTCTCCCGTTTTGGAATGAACAGTCCCCATAGCTGCTGCCACTCAAGACTTTGCTGAGCGCCAGAAAGGAACCAAGCCTGCAGCTTCTCTGCCCTCAAGGCATTCCAGTCCAGTAGGTGAGGGAGACAGACAACCTGAGACCCATACACAACAAAGGGGTGCTGCCAAGTCTGTCAGGTGCTGCCCGGTTCTGCATGGGAAAGGTAGGGCAGGGCATTCTGGGAGGGGCTAAAAGAGGCCCCTACTCTCTGGGAAGGACCAAGACCACATCCAGTGACCATCATCAGACTCCCCAGAGAACAGAGCTTAGCAGCTTCCTCCCCTGCAGACTTCTGTCCCGTCTTTATGGCAATTTTCCCTAAGCTGCTTCGTGGAGGCCTGGAGaattctcccttccctcctcctgtcCATGCCTCCAGTGAGCTCAGAGTTAGCCATCTAGCCTTCggtagcatttattgagtgcctgctctgTGTCAGGTGTGGGGTGAGGGAGGCGAGCAGGGGAGGGTCAGACCAGGCAGGCAGAGGTGAGGTGAGTGTGGAGGTGGCACCGTGCAGGATTCCGGCTCACGGCTATTCGGCCGTGGGTCCCTGGCAGAAGTTCCGGTTATAGAAGTGGTGGTTGTCCCTGGTCAGGGCCATGCCCAGCTGGGCCCAGAAGCTGCGCTGACCACTGGGCTGGTGGGGCCAGAGAAGGACACTCTGGCGGCAGAGGCGCTGGCGCAGCCGCACGTAGCGGGAGCGGCGGCCGTCAGGGCTCAGGATCACCAGCACCACGACGTCCTTGCGGTCCTCCAGCAGGCGCTGCTGGGCCAGCAGGAAGCTGGCGCGCAAGAGACCACTGACCCGGTCCGTGTGGGCCAGCACAAACAGCGTCTTGCGGCTGCCATAGACCGAGGCCCACAGGTTCTCAAAGAGGGTTTTGCCAGGCAGCCAGTCGCGTTCCTCCAGGCACAGGCGGAGTGCCCAGCGCCCACGGCACTCCTCCAGCTGCCCCCGAAGCTCGTTGTACACCCAGTCTGCCACTGCGCTCTGCGTTTTGTCGAAGACCACGAAGGCATCGTAGGGCAGGGCATCCTCACCTTGCCCACTTTGCCGCCCCCGCCAGGgaagccaggccaggcacaggTGGAAGCAGTACCAGAGGTCCCAGCCACAGAGGTGATGCAGCATGGGCACACCCAGGCCCAGAGCCACAGCCAGCAGCGAGAGGGCGAAACAGTCCCAGGAGAGGGCCTCATCCAGGCAGAGGCGCAGGTCCTGTGCAAAGATGCTGAGGCCCTGGAGCTGGCCCGGACTGCCACACTTCACCCGGCTGGGCAGACCAGGCACGGCAGCCTGCACCTCCAGCAGGAAGTCCATAAAGGCCGCCCCACAGGCGCAGTGCAGAGGGTTGGCGCTTACATCTAGTATTTGCAGGGCACTCGCCAGGGGCCCAAACCAGGAGTGGTCCACTGTCTTGAGGGCGTTGGTGCTAAGGTTGAGCTCTCGCAGCTCCTTGGCCTTGGAAAAGAAGCCGGGGGCCACGAAGCTGATGCTGTTGCAGCTGACATCCAGCCTCCGGAGCCGGGTGCCAGCAGGCAGGCTGCCATTGGTCAGGGCCTTCAGCTGGTTTCCCGCCAGGTCGAGGACTTCCAGTTTGGGGAGGAAGTGGAGGCTCCACCACTTAAAGAAGGCCAGGTAATTGTCACGGAGACGCAGCACCTGTAGGCTCTTGGGGAGGTTGCGCAGGGTTTGGGGCAGGAGGGTGTGCAGGCGGTTCTGGGACAAGTCCAGCCAGATCAAACCGCTCAGGCCTTGGAAGAAGTGCAGATAGAGGTCTCCCTCGGCCCACATATGGCCCAGTGCATTGCCGCTGAAGTCCAGGGCCCGCAGCGACGTACTGCAGAGCTGCTGGGACACTTGGCTGTGGATGTTGTTGTGGGCCAGGCTGAGGTGGCGCAGGGTGCGCAGGTGAGCCACGAAGCTGAAGTTGTGGCCCACGCCCTGCATGCCAAAGGGCTGGCTGTTGTAGCTGAGGTCCAGGGCCTCCAGTCGTGGTAGCTCCGTGAATGAGTGCTCGTGGTAGAGGTCCAGCTTATTGTGGGACAGGTCTAGCACCTGCAGACCAGTCAGCGGCAGGAACTGGGAGCCATTGACTGCCTGCGAGATGCAGTTGTGGCTCAGGCGCAGGCACTGCAGGTGCGAGAGCTGGGCAAACATCTCCGGCTGCACGGTCACCAGGTTGTTCCGTGACAGATCCAAGGTGAAGTTGAGGGTGCTGCAGTTGGGCTTGAAGTCTTCAGAGCTGGGAGTGTCCACTGGGGCCGGAGCAAGGTCCCCAGGCTGCAGCCAGACCTTCTCCCCTCCATCTGCCTCCCCCATGGTGGCTGTCAGCTCCGAAGCTCCGCTGATGCGGTTGTCTGACAGGTCCACGTAGCGCAGGCCAGGGAAGGCCCTGAAGATGCCGAGCTGGGCCTGGTTGATGAAGTTCATCTGCAGACGCAGAGTCTGGAGCATGGGCAGGCGGGCCAGTGGCCGGAGCGTGGTCTCATCGAGTGAGCGGAAGAAGATGCCGTGCATGTCCAGCTCCTTCAGGGCGACCAGGCTCCCGAAGGAAGGGGCCAGAGACAGGTGGGCAAAGGACACCCTCTTTTGGTAATTGAAGGACAGGTTAAGCTTGCGCAGCTGTGTTAGGCCCTGGAAGGCCTTGGTTTTAGTGATGCATTTGTAGAGGAAGTTCTCACTCAGGTCCAGCACTCGGAGGTTTCCCAGCCCACGGAACCAACTGGCATTCAGCCAGGAGAGAGAACTGTCCTTCAACACCAGGCCTTCAAGACGGCTCAGGTGGCTGAAGGTATTGGGATGTAGCTGGGGGAAGTGACGAGGGCACTCCATGCAGGGGTTGGGAGCGTGGTCGCAGCGGCGGCAATTTCCGCCCACATCGAGCACACGCAGGGCGGTCAGATTGGCCAGGTCCTCAGGTGCCAGTTTGACGATGCGGTTGTAGGACAACAGCAGATACTCCAGACTGGAAGGCAGGTTGCGGGGCACCACAGTGAGGTTGTTGTACTTGAGTGACAGGTGGGTGAGGTTGCCCAGGCCAAGGAGGGCACCTGGGGCCACCTCCAGTGCCTGCCTGCAGGGGTTCTTGTAATAACAGTTGCCGTCCATGAATAGGAAGCGCAGGGCATGCAGGCCAGCGAGGCTGGCAGAGTCTAGCATCAGGATGTTGGTATGGCTGAGGGACAGGGATATGAGGGATTTGGGCAGCGCAGGCACAGTCATGATGTTGTTGTAGCTCAGGTTTAGCTCTTCCAGGGTGGGCACAGCCAAGAAGGTGCTGGGCTCGATGGTCATGTGACAGGGGAAGTGCATGGGGCTGAGGCCAACCGGCGGGCAGTTCCACTTGAGGTTGAGATGCCGCAGGCTGGGCAGGTGGGCAAAGTCAGAATCATGGAGGTGGTGGATGCGGTTGGAGGACAAGGAAAGGCTGGTGACATTGCCACGGGGTGCTGCCATGGAGAAGTGGGGCACAGACTTCAGGAATAGCCAGTTGCAGTTCACCAGGCCGTGGGGCTGGAGCTCACAGGGTAGGAAGGCAGGCAAGGTACCCAGGGCCAGGGTCATGGCCAGCACGATGGCCTGCACCAGGAGAGACAGCGGGTGCAGGGCGCTGCGGCAGAAACcctgtgggggtgggagggctgTGTGAGTGGCCGGCCCCCAGCTCCACCTCCACCCACTCCACTTCATGGGCATCTTCCAGCATCTTCCAACCCCTCTCTCCAAGCCCTACCTGCAGAAGTTCTTCCTGGCTGCCAAGCCCCATTCCCATCCCCCATGGCTTGTGGGGAACCTGAACTCAGTCTCAGACCCAGTCTTGGACTCAGAATTAGGCTTCAGAACCAGGACTGAGACCTAGAATCCAGACTTATGATCTGGAGCTTTCACTTAACCAATCCCTGGCGATaccaggccaggcaaggtggcccaCGGCCCCCCCTGGTCTCTCCCCGACTTTCCCTTCCTGCTCCTGAGCAAGGTGGCAGCTGGCTCCCTCCCCTCCAGCTGCCCTGAAATCCGCTCTCTGCCCTCCACCAGCCACCCCACaaccccttccttttccttcgGCCAAGATTCAGGCAGGTGTGAGAGTCTCCCACTATGGCCCAGGCCGGCTGCCTCCCAGGGACCCTGGCCAGAGGGCACTGCACAGCTCCATCACTCTCTGCCTGCCTCACCTAGCCCGAGAGCCTTTGCCTTATGGGTCAGAACAGATGGAGAGAGGGGTGGCCTGCAAAGTGCCAGACAGAGCCAGCCCCAAGCTACAGGCCCAGTGAGACCCAAACCCAGGCTCCAGCCCCAGCTCCATCAGTGTCTCAGCCTCCTCGTCCCCTCTGGGGGTTTGGGTCTCATTGCTCAGAAGAGGGCTtcagtggctgggcacggtggctcacacctgtaatcccagcagtttgggaagccgaagtgggcagatcacctgaggtcaggagttcgagaccagcctgaccaacatggagaaaccctggctctactaaaaatacaaaattagccaggcatagtggtgcaagctgtaatcccagctacttgggaggctgaggcaggagaatcacttgaacccgggaggtggagattgcagtgagctgagatcaagccactgcactccagcctgggcaacaagagcgaaactccctctcaaaaaaaaaaaaaaaagaaagaaaaaagaagagggctTCGGCTCTGAAGTCTTCAGGATTCAGTGAGTGTCCCCAGGGCCATGTGGGTGACAACCCGTCACTGTTGCTTGCAGCTGCCAAGCCCACTTCTTTCCCCACCCCTTCCCAGGATATCCCCTTCCCCAGGGGACTGAGAGCTGTTGTCCTACCATGCTGGGGGGCAGGGGCTTCTCCAGAGGGTCTGGCGGGCAGACTGGACAGCAGCTACAGGGAAGGATGCTTCACACTCGAGGTCCCTTCCCACAGGGGCAGCAGCGGCTCAGAGAATAGAGGAAGTAAGATTTTTATACCAGCCTAGTAGCTCCCCCTCCACTCCACCCTGCCCCCAGTGAGGAGGACAGGGTCCCATGAGTCAAAGGCCATTTGCATAGTCAAATGGCAGACAGCTCCTTCACCCCTTCCTCTTTCCACTCCCTTCTCAGACAGCCTACATCCCATGAGGGCCTCACACCTGTCCTCTACCAAGCCCAGGGAGGAGCTAAGGCCCAGAGCTCAGGGAGAGATGGGAATTCGGGGTAGCACCAGTAGCGGGTACACCTTGCTGGGCACACCCCATTCTAAGAGGACACTTCCACCCTCAGGTCTTGGCTCCTGCACCACAGCTGGTGCCCTCAGGACAGCGGCCGCCGACTTGTCCTTTTCTGCCCTTGTGGGCACCATCTCCAGAGTTCTGCAGGGCCTCATGCGTGGAGGGCCAGGGTGTAGCTTGAGCAGGAGGCTAGGCTGCACCTGCCTTCACCACAGCCTTGCAACATCTTCCGGAAACAAGACCTCCTCTTCCACATTCCCAGAGCCCCTGGGGCCCCATCAGAGCACACACCACGTCACTCCAGATGGGGCTCCTAGAGGCCAGGTGTGCGCTGGCCCAGCAGGGCCGCCAGCCAGTCCTCCCCATCAGTTCTTCCCACTCTCCTTCTGATCTAGGTGACGAGACTCAGATTCCTCGGGCCCAAAGCCTTGGGTGACCCCGGGCCCCTCAGCAAGTTCTGCTGGGTCCACCACGCTGAAGGGTGTGCCCACAGCCCACCGTCCCCATGTCCACCAGCCCCCATCCTCTCTCCTAGACCCATGCAGGTGCCACCTCCCTTCTGGCTGTCCTGCCCTGCTCTCCGCCCTCCAGGGGCTGGTCACATTCAGCCCCTAGAGGGAACTGTTCAAACCTAAGTCACACTGGGTCCCTCCTCTGCTCAGACCCCTCCCTGGCTGACTCTGGAGTCAAAGCCACAGTCCACAGATGGCCAACAAGGCCCTATGGGACTTGCCACCCGCTGTTCCCCTGAGTGCTCTCCAGGCCCACTGGCCTGCTTGCAGTTGACTGTGTAGCCCCtggacattctcctgcctcagggccttgggatgtgctattccctctgcctggaaactCCCCCAAGTCTCACATGACCCCTCCTTTGCCTCCATTATGTCTCTGCTCCCATGTCACCCTCTCAACAGGGCCATCCAGCCTTCTTACAAACCTCCCACCCCAGATCTGGCACTCCTGAGCTCCTTTGCCTGGTCTATGTTTCTCTTTGTCCTAACATTTTTTAACTGCTAGCACACCGGATCATTGATCTTTCATGGTTTATTGTATATCGTCTTATTCCCCTGCTGGAATGTCAGCTTCTTGAGGGCAGTGATCTTTTATCTGCATCCCCAGGATCCagtacagtgcccagcacatagtaagtgcttgatATCTGCTGAATTATGTACACCCAGCAGTCAGCTCTGGGCAGGCACAGAGAGGGTATTTCTGAGTGaaggctgaatgaatgaatgaatgaatggttgcTGCTGGGAGGAGGCAAGGCTGCACATCTGCCAGCCTGCTCCCCCCAGGCCCACTCTGGGTGGTATCATGGCAGGCAGGCTCCATAGTGCCAGGCATCTGGCTGGCTCAGCAGCAGGGGGCGATGGCATCGTCTTCCTGCCCACCTGGGAGCCAATGTTTCAGCTGGGCAAGGACAAGCCTCCTCTGGGTCTTAGCTAGTCTGGCTCTCCTCTCTACAATTCTAGGGGCTTGAGCAGGGGCTCAGAAAGGCACCAGGGATAGAATGTTGCCCTGAGCCAGGAAGGAGAGCAGTGCCCACTCAGTAGCTGGGCTGCAGGCATCAACCCCATGCTTCCACTCCTGCCTGCCTGGGGTGGAAGG
Protein-coding sequences here:
- the LOC100986336 gene encoding toll-like receptor 9 isoform X1; the protein is MGFCRSALHPLSLLVQAIVLAMTLALGTLPAFLPCELQPHGLVNCNWLFLKSVPHFSMAAPRGNVTSLSLSSNRIHHLHDSDFAHLPSLRHLNLKWNCPPVGLSPMHFPCHMTIEPSTFLAVPTLEELNLSYNNIMTVPALPKSLISLSLSHTNILMLDSASLAGLHALRFLFMDGNCYYKNPCRQALEVAPGALLGLGNLTHLSLKYNNLTVVPRNLPSSLEYLLLSYNRIVKLAPEDLANLTALRVLDVGGNCRRCDHAPNPCMECPRHFPQLHPNTFSHLSRLEGLVLKDSSLSWLNASWFRGLGNLRVLDLSENFLYKCITKTKAFQGLTQLRKLNLSFNYQKRVSFAHLSLAPSFGSLVALKELDMHGIFFRSLDETTLRPLARLPMLQTLRLQMNFINQAQLGIFRAFPGLRYVDLSDNRISGASELTATMGEADGGEKVWLQPGDLAPAPVDTPSSEDFKPNCSTLNFTLDLSRNNLVTVQPEMFAQLSHLQCLRLSHNCISQAVNGSQFLPLTGLQVLDLSHNKLDLYHEHSFTELPRLEALDLSYNSQPFGMQGVGHNFSFVAHLRTLRHLSLAHNNIHSQVSQQLCSTSLRALDFSGNALGHMWAEGDLYLHFFQGLSGLIWLDLSQNRLHTLLPQTLRNLPKSLQVLRLRDNYLAFFKWWSLHFLPKLEVLDLAGNQLKALTNGSLPAGTRLRRLDVSCNSISFVAPGFFSKAKELRELNLSTNALKTVDHSWFGPLASALQILDVSANPLHCACGAAFMDFLLEVQAAVPGLPSRVKCGSPGQLQGLSIFAQDLRLCLDEALSWDCFALSLLAVALGLGVPMLHHLCGWDLWYCFHLCLAWLPWRGRQSGQGEDALPYDAFVVFDKTQSAVADWVYNELRGQLEECRGRWALRLCLEERDWLPGKTLFENLWASVYGSRKTLFVLAHTDRVSGLLRASFLLAQQRLLEDRKDVVVLVILSPDGRRSRYVRLRQRLCRQSVLLWPHQPSGQRSFWAQLGMALTRDNHHFYNRNFCQGPTAE
- the LOC100986336 gene encoding toll-like receptor 9 isoform X3 is translated as MAHQTGIHATEELKEFFAKARAGSVRLIKVVIEDEQLVLGASQEPVGRWDQDYDRAVLPLLDAQQPCYLLYRLDSQNAQGFEWLFLAWSPDNSPVRLKMLYAATRATVKKEFGGGHIKDELFGTVKDDLSFAGYQKHLSSCAAPAPLTSAERELQQIRINEVKTEISVESKHQTLQGLAFPLQPEAQRALQQLKQKMVNYIQMKLDLERETIELVHTEPTDVAQLPSRVPRDAARYHFFLYKHTHEGDPLESVVFIYSMPGYKCSIKERMLYSSCKSRLLDSVEQDFHLEIAKKGFCRSALHPLSLLVQAIVLAMTLALGTLPAFLPCELQPHGLVNCNWLFLKSVPHFSMAAPRGNVTSLSLSSNRIHHLHDSDFAHLPSLRHLNLKWNCPPVGLSPMHFPCHMTIEPSTFLAVPTLEELNLSYNNIMTVPALPKSLISLSLSHTNILMLDSASLAGLHALRFLFMDGNCYYKNPCRQALEVAPGALLGLGNLTHLSLKYNNLTVVPRNLPSSLEYLLLSYNRIVKLAPEDLANLTALRVLDVGGNCRRCDHAPNPCMECPRHFPQLHPNTFSHLSRLEGLVLKDSSLSWLNASWFRGLGNLRVLDLSENFLYKCITKTKAFQGLTQLRKLNLSFNYQKRVSFAHLSLAPSFGSLVALKELDMHGIFFRSLDETTLRPLARLPMLQTLRLQMNFINQAQLGIFRAFPGLRYVDLSDNRISGASELTATMGEADGGEKVWLQPGDLAPAPVDTPSSEDFKPNCSTLNFTLDLSRNNLVTVQPEMFAQLSHLQCLRLSHNCISQAVNGSQFLPLTGLQVLDLSHNKLDLYHEHSFTELPRLEALDLSYNSQPFGMQGVGHNFSFVAHLRTLRHLSLAHNNIHSQVSQQLCSTSLRALDFSGNALGHMWAEGDLYLHFFQGLSGLIWLDLSQNRLHTLLPQTLRNLPKSLQVLRLRDNYLAFFKWWSLHFLPKLEVLDLAGNQLKALTNGSLPAGTRLRRLDVSCNSISFVAPGFFSKAKELRELNLSTNALKTVDHSWFGPLASALQILDVSANPLHCACGAAFMDFLLEVQAAVPGLPSRVKCGSPGQLQGLSIFAQDLRLCLDEALSWDCFALSLLAVALGLGVPMLHHLCGWDLWYCFHLCLAWLPWRGRQSGQGEDALPYDAFVVFDKTQSAVADWVYNELRGQLEECRGRWALRLCLEERDWLPGKTLFENLWASVYGSRKTLFVLAHTDRVSGLLRASFLLAQQRLLEDRKDVVVLVILSPDGRRSRYVRLRQRLCRQSVLLWPHQPSGQRSFWAQLGMALTRDNHHFYNRNFCQGPTAE